Proteins from a single region of Diorhabda sublineata isolate icDioSubl1.1 chromosome 2, icDioSubl1.1, whole genome shotgun sequence:
- the LOC130453196 gene encoding retinoblastoma-binding protein 5 homolog, giving the protein MNLELLESFGQNYPEEFDGTLDSLSIAVTCQFNKRGTLLAVGCNDGRIVIWDFLTRGIAKIISAHVHPVCSISWSRDGYKIASASTDNTVCIWDILSGDCEQKYRFPCPILKVQFQPRSLEKLLVCPMKHPAILVDINGEHKVLPIDEDGDLNIVGSFDRRGEYVYTGNAKGKILVLNSNTLEVKASFRIMLGSSSAPAVRSIEFARRGDCFLVNTADRVIRVYDSKEILTYGKDGEPEPIQKLQDLVNKTMWKKCCFSGDGEYICAGSTRQHALYLWEKSIGNLVKILHGTKGELLLDVAWHPVRPIIASISSGVVSVWAQNQVENWSAFAPDFKELDENVEFEERESEFDLADEDKSVASGGDDKEETDLEIDVSTVDPVPAFCSSDEENESSDCLQFLPIAPEIEDPEDNWTPTDNTTMPSNTGNGPPPAKKKKYKTYDIHLENISDGEMHPLLSNKSMDKLGGGKKGTGRLKKY; this is encoded by the exons atgaatttggaACTATTAG aATCATTTGGACAAAACTATCCAGAA gaATTTGATGGTACTTTAGATTCCCTCTCAATTGCTGTTACATGTCAGTTTAATAAACGAGGTACTCTTCTGGCTGTTGGATGCAATGATGGACGTATAGTAATATGGGACTTTCTTACTCGAGGAATAGCAAAAATAATCTCCGCACATGTTCATCCTGTATGCAGTATAAGCTGGTCAAGAGATGGATACAAAATTGCTTCTGCTTCCACTGATAATACAGTTTGCATATGGGATATATTATCTGGAGATTGTGAACAAAAATACAGGTTTCCTTGTCCCATTTTAAAAGTTCAGTTTCAACCAAGAAGTTTAGAAAAGCTATTAGTATGTCCTATGAAACATCCAGCAATTCTAGTTGATATCAATGGAGAACATAAAGTTTTGCCAATTGATGAAGAT ggAGATCTGAACATAGTTGGTTCATTTGACagaagaggagaatatgtttaCACTGGAAATGCTAAGGGTAAAATTTTGGTATTAAATTCCAATACATTAGAAGTGAAAGCTAGTTTTAGAATAATGTTAGGATCGTCTAGTGCTCCTGCTGTAAGAAGTATTGAATTTGCCAGAAGGGGAGA CTGTTTTCTAGTAAACACAGCAGATAGAGTGATAAGAGTGTATGACAGTAAAGAAATTTTAACATATGGCAAAGATGGTGAACCGGAACCGATTCAAAAATTACAAGACTTAGTGAATAA AACCATGtggaaaaaatgttgtttttctgGAGATGGAGAATACATTTGTGCTGGTTCAACTAGACAACACGCTCTTTATTTATGGGAAAAATCAATTGGAAATTTGGTAAAGATTCTTCATGGAACAAAAGGAGAATTACTTTTAGATGTAGCTTGGCATCCTGTGAGACCAATAATTGCCAGTATATCATCGG GTGTGGTTAGTGTTTGGGCACAGAATCAAGTAGAAAATTGGTCGGCATTTGCTCCAGATTTCAAAGAATTGGACGAAAATGTCGAATTTGAAGAAAGAGAAAGCGAATTTGACTTAGCAGATGAAGATAAATCAGTAGCAAGCGGTGGAGATGATAAAGAAGAGACTGACTTGGAG ATCGATGTTTCAACTGTTGATCCTGTACCAGCTTTTTGTAGCTCTGATGAAGAAAACGAAAGCTCAGATTGCTTACAATTTTTACCAATAGCACCAGAG attgaAGACCCAGAAGACAACTGGACCCCGACAGACAATACAACAATGCCTTCTAATACTGGTAACGGTCCTCCGCCagcgaaaaagaagaaatataaaacgTATGACATACATCTAGAAAATATCTCTGACGGAG AAATGCACCCTTTATTAAGCAATAAATCTATGGATAAACTAGGAGGAGGTAAGAAAGGAACAGGAagactgaaaaaatattaa